The following proteins come from a genomic window of Corallococcus sp. NCRR:
- a CDS encoding phosphoribosyltransferase, with product MQLFRDRVDAGHALGQRLRVLLGGGDDLLVLALPRGGVPVGFEVARILGVPLDVFVVRKLGTPGHEELAMGAIATGGVTVLNEGVVRRLGIPRSAIAAAAEREARELARREHLFREGRPPARIEGRTVIVVDDGLATGSTMRAALRALRQHQPARIVVGVPVGAPETCADLEREADLLVCLHTPEPFYAVGQWFEDFAQTTDDEVRELLARAAHGEGAAVSPAEG from the coding sequence ATGCAACTGTTTCGAGACCGCGTCGACGCCGGCCATGCGCTGGGCCAACGGCTCCGCGTCCTGCTCGGTGGAGGCGATGACCTGTTGGTGTTGGCGCTGCCGCGCGGCGGTGTGCCGGTGGGGTTCGAGGTCGCTCGGATCCTCGGGGTGCCACTGGACGTGTTCGTGGTGCGCAAGCTCGGCACGCCGGGGCACGAGGAGCTGGCCATGGGGGCCATCGCCACCGGCGGCGTCACGGTCCTCAACGAGGGGGTCGTGCGGAGGCTGGGGATTCCCCGGTCGGCCATCGCGGCGGCGGCGGAGCGTGAAGCGCGGGAGCTGGCCCGCAGGGAGCATCTCTTCCGCGAGGGCAGGCCTCCCGCGCGAATCGAGGGGCGGACGGTGATCGTGGTGGATGACGGGCTGGCCACGGGCTCCACCATGCGGGCGGCGCTCCGGGCGCTGCGTCAGCATCAGCCCGCGCGCATCGTGGTGGGAGTGCCGGTAGGCGCGCCGGAGACATGCGCGGACCTGGAGCGAGAGGCGGACCTGCTCGTCTGCCTTCACACTCCGGAGCCGTTCTACGCGGTGGGGCAGTGGTTCGAGGACTTCGCGCAGACCACCGACGACGAGGTGCGCGAGTTGCTGGCGCGCGCGGCGCACGGGGAAGGGGCTGCCGTGAGTCCGGCGGAGGGTTGA